The nucleotide sequence CTGCTGCACCAGTTGCTGCAACACGGCATCTCCCGCCTGATGGCCAAAGCTGTCATTCACCTGCTTGAAATGATCCAGATCCAGCATAGCCAAGGCCCAGACACGGCCGCTGGCGACGCTGTCTGCTGCGTGGGCATCCAGTTGCCGGCGCAAGGCACGCTGGTTGTAGCAGCCGGTCAGGGCATCGCACTCCAGCAGCCGCTGGCGCTCGGCAATCGCCTCGGTCAGCGCCCTTTGCTGTTGTTCCAGTTGTTCGCGCTTGAGGGCAGATTGCACATGCAGTTCAACCAGGCTTTGCATCATGCTCTGATTGTCATGCCGTAGTTTGACGGTATCGAACAGCGTGCGGTGGAAGCGGCTGACAAAGCGCCACTGCGCGGCCAGATACAGCAGCAAGCCGGCCAGCACCATCAGTTCCAGCCGCTGGCCATGCGCCAGCAGACTGCACAGCGGATAGCCCCAGAACGCAACAAAAAACAGGGCGTGGATATCCCGGCACGCTGCCACCATGATGCATAACAAGGCAAAAATACCGGTCAGCCACAGCAGCAACAGCAGGTGATAGGGATTGTCCAGCAGATGTGCGTCCATCACGCCCATGGCGGCCCCCCACAGCAGGCAATCGGCCAGTACGCAATCGCGCACTGCCGTGTAGTGCTGGAACACGCTGCCCGGGTGCAGGTCGGCACGGCGAAAACGGCGGATCACCCACCACAGCCGCCACTCCACCAAGCCAAACAGCAGCACCCACACCGCCAGATGCAGGGGCAAGGCATGCTGGTACATGAAGGCGACCAGAATGGACACGCTGCATATCACCGCCGGAATCGAGCGATAGGCAATGTCGATGAAGTAGCGCACCAGGTCCGCCTCTTCGCGCCATCCGGCATCGTCTTGCAGTAATGGGAGTACAGGCTTCATGCACTGCCTTTCTCGGCCAGTGCTGCCGTCGGCTCCACCTGCACGCGGTTGCGTCCCGCCCGTTTGGCGGCGTAGAGCAAATCATCGGCGCGACGGATCAACTGCGCCAGATCCAGCCCCGGCTGCCAGGCGATCAGGCCAATGGATACCGTCACCGGCCGCTGCCGGGTCAAGTCCGACCAGTCGTACTGCTGCAAGCGCAGCCGCATCTGCTCCAGCCGCGGCTGCGCCTGGGCCAGCCCGACACCGCTGAGCAGCAACATGAACTCCTCACCGCCATAGCGGCCCAGGCTGTCGCTACCGCGCAGGTCGGTCCCGAGTAGCAAACAGGTCTGGCGCAGTACCTCATCCCCCACCAGATGGCCAAAACCGTCATTGATGGCCTTGAAATGGTCCAGGTCCAGCATGGCCAGGCAAAAGGGCTGCCCCGACACCCCGGCATGCTCGAGCAGCCGCTCGCCCTGCAACATGATGGCGCGCCGGCTGAGCACGCCGGTCAGCGGATCATGTGCCACCAGTTCCTCTACCCTGACCAGGGCTTCATCCAGCAGGCGGCCCTGCTCTTCCAGCTGCAGATTCACCGCTTCCACTTGCTGCTGCTGTGCACTCAGCTCGGTCAGCAGCTGGCTGTTTTCATCGCGTGCGACAAAGCTGTCGCGGATGATGCGGTGCAAGGGCCAGATCATGACCACCAGCGCCACGCCGTACAGCAGGCATGACAAGGCGGCCATATACAGCACCGGCACACCGCTGAGCAGCAGTTTGAGCATGGCCCCCAGCACCAACACCAGCAGTGCCAGATAAAACAGGGTGCGCACACTGGAAAAATAGGCGGCATAGGCAGCGGCCACTGCCGCCAGCCACAGCAGAACCAGCATCATGTACAAGGGGTCGTTGTCCACCACCAGCCACCAGGGCGCACAGCTCCACAGCAGGCTGAGCAGCAGCGACCAGCCACAAAAGCGGCGAAAGCCCCGCCGGCTCAGGGAGTGGCTCAACTGGCTTTGCCGCAGCAGTTGCACAATCTGCTGCCGATAGCACAGCTGCGCAGCGAACATGCAGCCCCACCAGATGGCCACATTGGGCCAGGGCGTATGCATGAGCATGGTCAGCGCCAGCAGGCTGGCGGCGATCATGGCAAATGGCTGGGCGTCACGGGTCAGGCTCAGGATATGGAGCCGGACGGCCGTTTCCACCTGAGGAGGAGACAATTGCAAATGGGTCACCTATTTATATCTGTTTACTCAGGTATAGCAGGCCAAATGCAAAAACCCCGCCTGAAAGCGGGGTTCGCGTGTCGACTGCTGCCGCGACAGCGGCAGGTCAAGAGGACGATTACAGCTGGGCGGCGTTTTCTGCCAGGTAGGAAGCCACGCCATCGGCGCTCGGCTTCATGCCCTTCTTGCCCTTGTTCCAGCCAGCCGGGCACACTTCGCCGTGCTCTTCGGTGAATTGCAGGGCATCCACCATGCGGATCATTTCGTCCACATTGCGGCCCAGCGGCAGGTTGTTGACCACCTGATGCTGTACCACGCCAGCCTTGTCGATCAGGAAGGAGCCACGGAAGGCCACGCCACCGTCGGCTTCCACATCAAAGGCCTTGCACAGTTCGTGCTGGATGTCGGCAACCAGGGTGTAGCCAACCTGGCCGATACCACCCTTTTCCACCGGGGTATTGCGCCATGCGGCATGGGTGAACTGGCTGTCGATGGACACGCCGATCACTTCTACATTGCGGGCCTTGAATTCAGCCAGACGGTGATCAAAGGCGATCAGCTCGGACGGACAAACAAAAGTGAAATCCAGCGGGTAGAAGAACACCACGGCGTATTTGCCGGCGGTAGCTTCCTGGAAGGAGTAGTTGTCAACAATCTGACCATCGCCCAGAACGGCGGAGAAGGTTTTTTCACCAGCGAAGAACGGTGCTTGCTTACCAACGAGTACGGCCATGCGGATCTCCTTGAGTTTCTTGATGTGACAGCGTTTCCGGTATCGGGCGATGCGAAAACGCTGCGGAATGCGGGGGCTTTATAAAACAGCCCGCCCATCACCGGCCAATTGTAAATCCATATCGTGTCGATAAAGTTTCGCAATAGCCGGTTCGCCCTGCTGGCGATCTTTATCAGATGCGGGCAGCAGGCCTTGGTTTCAAGCTGCCCTGCCCTTGCTCCGGTGGTGCACGGTCAGGATTTTTCCTGCAGGCGATGACTGGCGCTGGCGTCCAGTTCCAGGCCATATACCTCTTTGAGCTGGCGGATGCGCGCCAGCGATTCTTCGCCAAAGGCCACCTTGCCATCAAAGGCATGCAACACAATGCCTTCCAGCAGATCACCCAGGGTAATGTCGTGATACTCCGCCATGGCCTTGAGTACCTTGAGCAGGCGCTTTTCGATTTTCACCCCGGTCTGGGTCCGTTCCACCACGATGCTTTTGTTTTCGGCTTGCTGTGTCATTTTGCTCTCCTTGAATTATTTATTATTGTACATATGTACACAGATAAAATACAA is from Aquitalea aquatilis and encodes:
- a CDS encoding GGDEF domain-containing protein; the protein is MKPVLPLLQDDAGWREEADLVRYFIDIAYRSIPAVICSVSILVAFMYQHALPLHLAVWVLLFGLVEWRLWWVIRRFRRADLHPGSVFQHYTAVRDCVLADCLLWGAAMGVMDAHLLDNPYHLLLLLWLTGIFALLCIMVAACRDIHALFFVAFWGYPLCSLLAHGQRLELMVLAGLLLYLAAQWRFVSRFHRTLFDTVKLRHDNQSMMQSLVELHVQSALKREQLEQQQRALTEAIAERQRLLECDALTGCYNQRALRRQLDAHAADSVASGRVWALAMLDLDHFKQVNDSFGHQAGDAVLQQLVQQLSSLLPPGLELFRYGGEEFVILATGLDEADLAGALDDIRHTLAKARWEALPASWQQTVSAGVVACQPGDPVNHSLQLADMALYAAKHQGRNRVCLASMLATPALERFSRSG
- a CDS encoding GGDEF domain-containing protein; translated protein: MSPPQVETAVRLHILSLTRDAQPFAMIAASLLALTMLMHTPWPNVAIWWGCMFAAQLCYRQQIVQLLRQSQLSHSLSRRGFRRFCGWSLLLSLLWSCAPWWLVVDNDPLYMMLVLLWLAAVAAAYAAYFSSVRTLFYLALLVLVLGAMLKLLLSGVPVLYMAALSCLLYGVALVVMIWPLHRIIRDSFVARDENSQLLTELSAQQQQVEAVNLQLEEQGRLLDEALVRVEELVAHDPLTGVLSRRAIMLQGERLLEHAGVSGQPFCLAMLDLDHFKAINDGFGHLVGDEVLRQTCLLLGTDLRGSDSLGRYGGEEFMLLLSGVGLAQAQPRLEQMRLRLQQYDWSDLTRQRPVTVSIGLIAWQPGLDLAQLIRRADDLLYAAKRAGRNRVQVEPTAALAEKGSA
- a CDS encoding peroxiredoxin, with translation MAVLVGKQAPFFAGEKTFSAVLGDGQIVDNYSFQEATAGKYAVVFFYPLDFTFVCPSELIAFDHRLAEFKARNVEVIGVSIDSQFTHAAWRNTPVEKGGIGQVGYTLVADIQHELCKAFDVEADGGVAFRGSFLIDKAGVVQHQVVNNLPLGRNVDEMIRMVDALQFTEEHGEVCPAGWNKGKKGMKPSADGVASYLAENAAQL